The Puntigrus tetrazona isolate hp1 chromosome 23, ASM1883169v1, whole genome shotgun sequence genome has a segment encoding these proteins:
- the slc17a9b gene encoding solute carrier family 17 member 9b, giving the protein MAILQKHGKNSCPDLASIKESPADNIGQAGSQKKWAESSQNWTRPVARIWTVVLLLGTCLLYCARVAMPICAVSMAERFSWSKRETGMVLGSFFWGYCFTQVLGGYVSDRVGGEKVLLLSAAAWGAMTAFTPILAHFCSQPIVSMTLSRFLMGLLQGVHYPSLASLCSQKVVESERGFLMSTVGSGSYLGTLVIGGVGSLMLDLYGWESVFYISGLLSVLWAYCMWKYLLKGEGPIITLESLGSAGTQSRLSKRNWLRLFRQPAVCAVIITHLCTASTFFTLLSWLPTFFKDTFPDAKGWVFNVIPWFVAIPSSLFSGCLSDHLISQGFDTASVRKLMQFFSMGVSSVFTLFLCGTTTFPTAVAFVSATMGLTTFSHSGVSVNVQDLAPSCAGALFGVMNTCGAFTGVIMVYFSGYLIEATGSWASVFGLITVVNLLGLGTFLSFAEARRVDIDLAKGRYHNIHI; this is encoded by the exons ATGGCAATTCTACAAAAACATGGAAAGAACTCTTGTCCGGATCTGGCCAGTATTAAGGAGAGCCCCGCAGATAATATCGGACAAGCCGGATCTCAGAAGAAGTGGGCAGAGTCGAGTCAGAACTGGACCAG gCCGGTAGCGAGGATATGGACGGTGGTGCTGCTGCTGGGGACGTGCCTGCTGTACTGTGCCCGTGTGGCCATGCCGATCTGTGCGGTGAGCATGGCGGAGCGCTTCAGCTGGTCCAAGAGAGAGACGGGCATGGTGCTGGGCAGCTTCTTCTGGGGATACTGCTTCACTCAGGTCCTTGGAGGCTACGTCAGCGACAG GGTGGGAGGAGAGAAAGTGTTGCTGTTGTCCGCGGCGGCATGGGGAGCAATGACCGCCTTCACACCAATCTTAGCCCATTTCTGCTCCCAGCCCATCGTCTCCATGACCCTCTCCCGCTTCCTCATGGGCTTGCTGCAGG gcGTTCACTACCCGTCTCTGGCCAGTCTGTGCTCTCAGAAGGTGGTGGAGAGTGAGAGGGGCTTCCTCATGAGCACCGTAGGAAGCGGCTCGTACCTGGG gactCTGGTGATAGGAGGCGTAGGTTCTCTGATGCTGGACTTGTATGGCTGGGAGAGTGTGTTCTACATCTCTGGGCTGCTGTCTGTGTTGTGGGCGTACTGCATGTGGAAGTATCTGCTTAAAGGAGAAG GTCCCATCATCACACTGGAGTCTCTGGGCAGCGCTGGGACCCAGTCCAGACTGTCCAAGAGGAACTGGCTACGTCTCTTCAGACAGCCAGCTGTGTG CGCCGTTATTATTACACACTTGTGCACCGCTAGCACCTTCTTCACACTGCTGTCATGGCTGCCAACGTTTTTCAAGGACACCTTCCCTGATGCCAAG GGTTGGGTGTTTAACGTGATCCCATGGTTTGTGGCCATCCCTTCTTCCCTGTTTAGTGGCTGCCTTTCAGACCATCTAATCAGTCAGG GTTTTGATACTGCGTCCGTGAGAAAACTCATGCAG ttctTCTCTATGGGCGTCTCCAGTGTGTTTACTCTGTTCCTGTGTGGGACCACTACGTTCCCCACAGCTGTGGCGTTCGTGTCTGCTACTATGGGCCTCACCACATTCAGCCACAG TGGGGTTTCAGTGAATGTTCAGGATCTCGCTCCATCCTGCGCGGGGGCTCTGTTTG gaGTAATGAATACCTGTGGAGCATTTACAG ggGTCATCATGGTGTACTTCTCTGGCTATCTGATCGAGGCCACTGGTTCCTGGGCGTCAGTTTTTGGCCTCATTACTGTAGTGAACCTGCTGGGTTTAGGGACATTTTTAAGCTTCGCTGAAGCTCGCAGAGTGGACATAGATCTAGCGAAGGGCCGATACCACAACATCCACATCTGA